The following are from one region of the Ignavibacteriales bacterium genome:
- a CDS encoding SPFH domain-containing protein — protein MEFVIGFVVILISAAAFEYRIRKPDFIVLYETKDGLAIRKRRFYPRHFSLLLQRTTHSFQLTVDATAKGGIDIKVKLAATVAAASGHLTELIRVGGWSTEAVAHAAKELETVLQGYVKGFTEQFEIEELSSQKIHEYLHKEVQASKAALGIEVISLTILSFEPVNPQISEALKQQEQARILEQTEILNQKARIASTKAKLKADEEISQLENQLEMKKYDLKKSQWEREAQLNDLRINDELKRNRKRLEFDKEELEMLKSSPELLMLTPQAARLAEASQGLKNARTVVSLSPQDMAHGSELFGMFQNILQNALDSYRSIKEKRQAK, from the coding sequence ATGGAATTCGTCATTGGTTTTGTTGTTATTCTCATTAGTGCGGCTGCTTTTGAATATCGCATTCGCAAACCAGATTTTATTGTTCTCTATGAAACGAAAGACGGTTTGGCGATTCGGAAAAGGCGGTTCTATCCGAGGCACTTCAGTCTGTTGCTGCAGCGGACAACGCATTCATTTCAGTTAACTGTTGACGCGACTGCCAAAGGCGGTATCGATATTAAGGTAAAATTAGCGGCGACGGTTGCTGCAGCTTCCGGACATTTGACAGAACTCATTCGCGTCGGCGGATGGAGCACCGAAGCGGTTGCACATGCTGCAAAAGAATTGGAAACGGTTCTGCAGGGATATGTGAAGGGTTTTACAGAGCAATTCGAAATAGAAGAACTCTCTTCGCAAAAAATTCATGAGTACCTGCATAAAGAAGTTCAGGCAAGCAAAGCAGCCCTGGGCATAGAAGTCATTTCGCTGACAATTCTTTCGTTCGAGCCGGTGAATCCGCAAATATCGGAGGCGTTGAAACAACAAGAGCAGGCAAGAATTCTTGAACAAACGGAAATCTTAAATCAGAAAGCGCGTATCGCCAGTACAAAAGCAAAATTGAAAGCAGATGAAGAGATTTCTCAATTAGAAAATCAACTTGAGATGAAGAAGTACGACCTCAAGAAAAGCCAATGGGAGCGTGAAGCACAGTTGAATGATTTACGCATCAACGACGAGTTAAAAAGAAACCGCAAACGTTTGGAGTTTGATAAAGAAGAATTGGAAATGTTGAAGAGCAGTCCAGAGCTCTTGATGCTTACACCACAGGCAGCACGTTTGGCGGAAGCAAGCCAAGGATTGAAAAATGCACGAACGGTTGTTTCACTTTCACCGCAGGACATGGCACATGGCTCTGAGTTGTTCGGTATGTTCCAAAATATTTTACAAAATGCGCTTGATTCGTACCGCAGCATCAAGGAGAAGAGACAGGCGAAATAA
- a CDS encoding P-II family nitrogen regulator: MKKIEAILRPHAVDDIRAALLEAGFHGMTMTEVKGVGRQKGHTEVYRGAEYQVDFLPKVKLEIVTSDERVEDVVSIIIKSAKSGKIGDGKIFILPAEDAIRVRTEETGDEVL; the protein is encoded by the coding sequence ATGAAAAAAATAGAAGCAATACTTCGTCCCCATGCTGTGGACGACATTCGAGCAGCGCTCCTCGAAGCGGGATTCCATGGAATGACCATGACGGAAGTCAAAGGCGTTGGCAGACAAAAAGGACACACGGAAGTCTATCGCGGAGCGGAGTACCAGGTAGATTTTTTACCAAAGGTTAAATTAGAAATTGTAACATCAGATGAACGCGTGGAAGATGTCGTTTCCATTATTATTAAGAGTGCAAAATCTGGTAAAATTGGGGACGGGAAAATATTTATCTTGCCCGCAGAAGATGCTATACGAGTACGAACTGAAGAAACGGGGGATGAAGTGCTATGA
- a CDS encoding pyridoxal phosphate-dependent aminotransferase translates to MQTQHSDLRTLFQLKPLKVARVSEISEATSSSATAPEDRVNFHIGNPVQDARLMAAYLRIVLDIDVQREELDGEDTDAILQRIEWHETDKPLLEFLKRLIQKSCPYSPRGGFSRNAPNDLITAFTAWLQNQQEPLSYDLGKTSGKREIVLATGGVYETLRVLYHALSLYIVHRPAHIFLWEVASPTDEAIFTALRFSRLSASEPELVIQLQKFFTQNDTSPTFLVIGKELGEETRRLLRSLSIEHPLFFIEANNTPNHLSLAREAKLVHRVLRLLTPAIFSQKFQALSTMFLAGPAEILSVFEAFHFQLKGSPSASEIELLTYVLNHPNALRSAERKETHISIHPPSEGITLTGLAGHTLSMHAHSFEQRVLHGVDVRANAVEQRIGTISDKVEHLVKHLESHRFIPTSDQFAGTNSKMLLDELIANIDSSSWQQELKASLLHVFVKHHPEYKLTHCTVVSGSSRTALGLLGFHCDIREVIVPDLSWSYEQCFPATCAVPLTPKFEIDVDAMIQTIQKKLAADPLWNNHGAVVINNPHNATGRIFQESAIRTLVAWLLENDIYVIDDLSYQNVAPSVDIPFIKTVRQITQELVHNAQITEKQADKVVTVHSVSKTDCLAGARLAVLEIRDEVLLKKFNEHNSLIAPNIGAIALTYLFYRHDSDVVNSYWRLRNKIFLERTEALLEAVEKLPADRNPFHIHILPPTGSMYPLLVIDHLPAGLSLEWLASGLARRGIGMLPLSTFAHTEDGFETGRKTFRLTLGGVDGAEVLFKKTRHVLIDLNRLIAEEAARYNRKRLPSILPRYQGSDDERKNLDQWNKIEQAVFEKSQRVKLGMGPEFDSAHHLAEFRNDYVPQRLKLFKQRYRDRLVIAEELLQQARADGGTALAQRLERELFKDLLPLRDEAFRSRMYDRTVHPTQRYSIQVEICFSTIISDLISRRSISEGRIQSAVDELLREYYALNVAINSSEESKELILDLDSLIDGENYAALFGNENLRTFISFWGDWDGSNRPSGQGHRLVATTLIENVSRLARLLSRLVQVEKGISLDQKLLMEMQRVPENNLRFTHLLNDITILTQQLEKRYRGVLPFNVKPGKVRNIGMKLHLARDPLTLLWYHNDRLERKMLELRRRRWETMEHYFALNKQMRKQLRTLIPVIRQHLDNRELVIEASLYRDLLQRMVITPRVHQKMITAQDPFVIDTTVHNLHEINVLASRYGNPGIILALQVSMCTKAEALIALDRKMRARRENTLREHPDLELPSILLIPLFEDLDSVHSISTYLGKLWDYAHQSRRVDQETKDRFAEFISEIFIAGSDLSQAVGQAAGAAAYRQAKNEIVLWLAQRGLTDRVRIKMGSGEPMQRQGGYYAPASGEPAFTRSHTAMKLIAQHLPASARKSAEYATTPLMGIFVGGDLRTFQSTLSEHLRYLPAQELMQVLHHVKESQSIHQSDLLRASESLVESRLQLKERGAQEIERLTLGSKDAVVDQFISILTENFRQILYGRDADVIGMHIASYFIARTMPQLRDRPTVRPSSDTDTDRGQRILEKIMKTIPLARYGSMLRAIAHNQAQTMVLGVNQLTTGLFRALNVFSQMEFKDGDARTLIADRILPQLPVYEILQTLRLYHDVDLTYLKKIEPAFPAGNSAFLALREDNDSLGDFLGLFQQELIRRHGVDVNEFFEDGVFLPELLSTVRPDLAVLLQRDIFNINIETFLEGINGTIDAGWKTTIGNIIGVREHVQYWRAKIWQMLEEPVFQQVHSFTELAIALNSLTSGKPLNTVPASAHGMKLSADLSQFFRASSADDEMRQFLAASLEYLSSLSEGMVEVPVTIVRAMKDVEQIARIEEQALPADKQKLLRFYVLQIARLTGDNG, encoded by the coding sequence TTGCAGACACAGCATTCTGATTTACGTACATTGTTCCAGTTGAAGCCGCTAAAAGTTGCCCGCGTCTCAGAAATTAGCGAGGCAACGTCGTCGTCGGCAACAGCACCGGAAGATCGCGTCAATTTCCACATCGGCAATCCAGTGCAGGATGCACGGCTGATGGCGGCATATCTCCGCATCGTGCTGGACATCGATGTGCAGCGCGAAGAGTTGGACGGTGAAGATACCGATGCCATTCTTCAACGCATCGAGTGGCATGAGACAGACAAACCGCTTCTCGAATTTCTCAAACGCCTGATTCAAAAAAGCTGTCCGTATTCTCCGCGCGGCGGTTTCTCCAGAAATGCTCCAAACGATCTGATAACGGCATTTACTGCATGGCTTCAAAATCAGCAGGAACCGCTGTCGTATGATCTCGGTAAAACGTCAGGAAAAAGAGAGATTGTTCTCGCGACCGGCGGTGTGTACGAAACGCTTCGCGTTCTTTACCATGCGCTTTCCTTATATATCGTGCATCGACCGGCACATATATTTTTATGGGAAGTTGCTTCGCCGACTGATGAAGCAATCTTCACGGCGCTGCGCTTCAGCCGGCTCTCGGCATCTGAGCCTGAACTCGTTATTCAATTGCAAAAATTCTTTACACAGAACGACACCAGTCCAACATTTCTTGTCATCGGAAAAGAACTGGGCGAGGAAACTCGCCGCTTGCTGCGTTCTCTCAGTATTGAGCATCCGTTATTTTTCATCGAAGCCAACAATACACCGAACCATCTTTCGCTGGCGCGAGAAGCAAAACTTGTGCATCGGGTTCTCCGTTTGTTGACGCCTGCAATATTCTCTCAGAAGTTTCAGGCGTTGTCGACAATGTTCTTAGCGGGTCCCGCAGAAATTCTGAGTGTCTTTGAAGCTTTTCACTTTCAGCTCAAAGGATCACCGTCTGCATCGGAAATAGAATTGCTCACGTATGTACTGAATCATCCAAATGCATTACGTTCTGCCGAAAGAAAAGAAACACACATCTCAATTCATCCGCCATCTGAAGGAATTACACTCACGGGACTTGCAGGCCATACCCTTTCGATGCACGCCCATTCGTTTGAACAGCGGGTGCTCCATGGAGTTGATGTTCGGGCGAATGCTGTGGAGCAGCGCATTGGTACGATTTCGGATAAAGTAGAACATCTGGTCAAGCACCTCGAATCACATCGATTCATTCCGACTTCCGATCAGTTCGCAGGAACGAATTCTAAAATGCTGCTGGATGAATTGATAGCGAACATTGACTCTTCATCGTGGCAGCAGGAACTCAAGGCGAGTTTATTACATGTTTTTGTCAAGCACCATCCGGAATACAAACTGACGCATTGCACTGTTGTCAGTGGATCTTCGCGCACAGCATTGGGATTGCTTGGCTTTCATTGCGACATTCGAGAAGTGATCGTACCAGATTTAAGCTGGTCATACGAACAATGTTTCCCGGCAACATGTGCTGTCCCTCTTACGCCGAAATTTGAAATTGATGTTGATGCAATGATTCAGACTATTCAAAAGAAACTTGCTGCAGATCCGCTCTGGAACAACCATGGTGCTGTTGTTATTAACAATCCGCACAATGCAACTGGCCGCATATTTCAAGAGTCGGCAATACGAACGCTTGTCGCTTGGCTGCTGGAAAACGATATTTATGTCATCGATGATCTTTCGTATCAAAATGTTGCCCCGTCGGTAGATATTCCTTTTATCAAAACCGTTCGCCAGATAACTCAAGAACTTGTGCACAATGCTCAGATTACAGAAAAGCAAGCGGACAAGGTAGTCACTGTTCACTCGGTATCAAAAACAGATTGTCTTGCCGGTGCGCGGCTTGCCGTTCTGGAGATTCGAGATGAAGTGCTGCTTAAAAAGTTCAACGAACACAATAGTCTCATTGCACCAAATATCGGTGCTATTGCTCTGACGTATTTATTTTATCGGCATGATTCAGATGTCGTAAATTCCTATTGGCGTTTGCGCAACAAGATATTTCTTGAGCGCACAGAAGCATTGCTCGAAGCGGTTGAAAAATTGCCGGCAGATCGTAATCCGTTTCACATTCACATACTTCCGCCTACCGGAAGTATGTACCCATTGTTGGTCATTGATCATCTGCCTGCCGGACTTTCTTTGGAATGGCTCGCATCCGGACTTGCGCGGCGCGGGATCGGCATGCTTCCTCTTTCGACGTTCGCGCATACAGAAGATGGATTTGAGACAGGAAGAAAAACATTCCGTCTAACGCTTGGCGGTGTGGACGGTGCAGAAGTTCTGTTCAAGAAAACTCGTCATGTCTTGATAGATTTAAATCGATTAATTGCAGAAGAAGCGGCGCGTTATAATAGGAAGCGATTGCCGAGTATCCTTCCTCGCTATCAAGGATCGGATGATGAACGAAAAAATCTTGACCAGTGGAACAAGATAGAACAAGCAGTTTTTGAAAAAAGCCAGCGTGTGAAGTTAGGCATGGGGCCTGAATTTGATTCAGCGCATCACCTTGCAGAATTCAGAAACGACTATGTACCTCAACGGTTAAAGTTGTTCAAGCAGCGGTATCGCGATCGGTTGGTTATTGCCGAAGAACTGCTTCAGCAAGCCCGTGCTGATGGAGGTACCGCACTTGCACAGCGTCTAGAAAGAGAACTCTTTAAAGATTTGCTGCCGCTGCGTGATGAAGCGTTTCGTTCTCGGATGTACGACAGGACTGTCCACCCGACGCAGAGGTATTCCATACAAGTAGAAATTTGTTTTAGTACTATAATTTCCGACCTCATCAGCCGGCGCTCAATCTCAGAAGGGCGCATACAGTCAGCTGTGGACGAACTGTTGCGGGAATATTATGCGCTCAATGTTGCTATTAATTCGAGCGAGGAATCGAAAGAACTGATTCTTGATTTGGATTCACTCATTGATGGCGAAAACTATGCAGCACTCTTTGGCAATGAAAATCTGCGGACATTTATTTCGTTTTGGGGAGATTGGGATGGAAGCAACAGGCCGTCCGGTCAAGGGCACCGTCTCGTTGCAACCACATTAATTGAAAATGTCTCGCGGCTGGCTCGTTTGTTGTCTCGTCTGGTTCAGGTCGAAAAAGGAATTTCACTTGATCAAAAACTTCTTATGGAAATGCAGCGCGTACCTGAAAACAATCTGCGTTTCACACACCTTCTCAATGACATCACCATACTGACACAGCAGCTTGAAAAACGATATCGGGGTGTTCTTCCGTTCAATGTCAAACCGGGAAAAGTGCGGAACATCGGCATGAAACTTCATCTTGCACGCGATCCGCTCACACTGCTTTGGTATCATAATGATCGCTTGGAGCGGAAGATGCTGGAGCTCCGCCGTCGGCGATGGGAAACGATGGAGCATTATTTTGCGCTCAACAAACAAATGCGCAAACAGCTTCGCACGCTCATTCCAGTCATTCGCCAGCATCTTGATAATCGCGAACTTGTCATCGAAGCATCCCTCTACCGCGATCTTCTCCAGCGTATGGTCATTACTCCGCGTGTTCATCAAAAGATGATTACAGCGCAAGATCCGTTCGTTATTGACACCACGGTGCATAATCTTCATGAAATTAATGTGCTCGCATCACGGTATGGAAATCCAGGGATCATACTTGCACTACAGGTGAGTATGTGTACAAAAGCGGAAGCGCTCATTGCATTAGATCGCAAAATGCGGGCGCGCCGTGAGAATACATTGCGCGAACATCCGGATCTCGAGCTTCCATCAATTCTGCTGATTCCACTTTTTGAAGATTTGGATTCAGTTCATAGTATTTCAACTTATCTCGGAAAACTCTGGGATTATGCGCACCAAAGCAGAAGAGTGGATCAAGAAACGAAAGATCGTTTTGCTGAATTTATTTCTGAAATATTTATTGCGGGTTCTGACTTAAGCCAAGCTGTAGGTCAGGCAGCGGGTGCGGCGGCTTATCGACAGGCGAAAAATGAAATTGTGTTATGGCTTGCACAGCGAGGACTGACAGACCGTGTACGTATTAAAATGGGCAGCGGCGAACCGATGCAGCGTCAAGGTGGATACTATGCACCTGCTTCCGGCGAGCCGGCATTCACCCGTTCGCACACAGCAATGAAACTCATTGCACAGCATCTTCCGGCGTCTGCGCGAAAGAGTGCAGAATATGCAACCACACCGTTGATGGGAATTTTCGTCGGCGGCGATCTTCGCACATTTCAAAGTACGCTTTCGGAACATCTACGCTATCTGCCGGCACAAGAATTGATGCAAGTGCTTCATCATGTCAAAGAATCTCAATCCATCCATCAAAGCGATTTGCTGCGGGCGTCGGAATCGCTGGTGGAAAGCCGCCTGCAGTTGAAAGAACGCGGCGCGCAGGAAATTGAGCGATTGACGCTCGGCTCCAAAGATGCAGTGGTGGATCAATTTATTTCGATCCTCACAGAAAATTTTCGGCAAATTTTATACGGACGGGATGCAGACGTGATCGGTATGCATATCGCGTCGTACTTTATCGCGCGTACCATGCCCCAACTTCGCGATCGGCCGACTGTGCGTCCGAGTTCCGATACAGACACTGATCGCGGGCAGAGAATATTAGAAAAAATTATGAAGACCATCCCGCTGGCACGCTACGGCAGTATGCTGCGCGCTATCGCGCACAATCAAGCGCAGACAATGGTGCTGGGTGTCAATCAATTGACGACAGGATTATTCCGAGCATTGAATGTGTTTTCCCAAATGGAATTTAAAGATGGTGATGCACGTACGCTTATTGCAGATCGAATTTTGCCGCAGCTTCCTGTGTATGAAATTCTCCAAACACTCCGCCTGTATCACGATGTAGATTTGACATATCTGAAAAAAATCGAACCGGCATTTCCCGCAGGAAATTCCGCATTCCTGGCATTGCGCGAGGATAATGACAGCTTAGGCGATTTTCTTGGGCTCTTTCAACAGGAATTGATTCGCCGCCACGGTGTGGATGTGAACGAGTTCTTTGAAGATGGCGTATTCCTTCCGGAACTTTTATCGACCGTGCGACCTGATTTGGCTGTGCTCTTGCAAAGAGACATTTTCAACATCAACATTGAAACATTTCTTGAAGGTATCAACGGAACAATTGATGCCGGTTGGAAAACAACGATTGGAAATATCATTGGCGTTCGCGAGCATGTACAATACTGGCGGGCAAAAATCTGGCAGATGTTAGAAGAACCGGTCTTTCAGCAAGTCCATAGTTTTACCGAGCTCGCCATTGCGCTCAATTCACTCACGTCGGGAAAACCGCTCAATACCGTTCCCGCTTCTGCTCACGGCATGAAACTTTCGGCCGATCTCTCGCAGTTCTTCCGCGCTTCCAGTGCGGACGATGAGATGCGACAATTCCTTGCGGCGTCGCTGGAATATCTTTCGTCATTGTCCGAAGGCATGGTAGAAGTACCGGTGACAATTGTTCGTGCGATGAAAGATGTTGAACAAATCGCGCGGATCGAAGAACAAGCACTTCCTGCCGACAAACAAAAACTGCTCCGATTCTACGTGCTTCAGATTGCACGCCTCACCGGAGATAACGGATAA
- the larE gene encoding ATP-dependent sacrificial sulfur transferase LarE, which yields MQKTEQLEALIQNWGKVIVGYSGGVDSTLVAFVANKVLGKNALIVLAATDTITAEDVDLAQKIAETHCFNFREIAYNELEIKNYAANPVNRCYFCKQELYRQLGAIAKKENIPFILDGANLDDIGDYRPGRIAAKEYQVHSPLIEAQFTKQDVRAAALFYGLPNHDKPSAPCLSSRIPYGTMIDRASISMIAQAERYIREKGFTNVRVRHFQTTAKIEVDAWAIAKLSTIFNDVQNFLKSLGYKEVLIDEEGFKSGKLNREIVQNAK from the coding sequence ATGCAAAAAACAGAGCAGCTTGAGGCTCTCATACAAAATTGGGGAAAAGTGATCGTAGGATATTCCGGCGGAGTAGATTCGACGCTTGTTGCATTTGTTGCCAATAAAGTACTTGGCAAAAATGCACTCATTGTGCTGGCGGCAACAGATACTATTACAGCGGAAGATGTCGATCTTGCACAAAAAATAGCCGAAACGCATTGTTTCAATTTCCGGGAAATTGCATACAACGAACTTGAGATAAAGAATTACGCAGCGAATCCCGTTAACCGGTGTTATTTCTGCAAACAGGAGCTCTATAGACAGCTTGGCGCAATCGCAAAGAAAGAAAATATCCCGTTCATACTGGATGGAGCAAATTTAGATGATATCGGTGATTACCGTCCCGGGAGAATTGCTGCAAAAGAATATCAAGTTCATTCTCCATTGATTGAAGCCCAATTCACTAAGCAGGACGTCCGCGCTGCCGCTCTTTTCTATGGTTTGCCGAATCATGATAAACCGTCTGCGCCATGCCTTTCTTCACGTATTCCGTATGGGACAATGATCGATAGAGCTTCTATTAGTATGATTGCACAGGCGGAACGCTACATTCGAGAAAAAGGATTTACGAATGTGCGCGTACGGCACTTTCAGACAACTGCAAAAATCGAGGTAGACGCATGGGCGATTGCAAAGCTTTCAACAATATTCAATGATGTGCAGAATTTTCTAAAATCGCTGGGATATAAAGAAGTGCTGATAGATGAAGAAGGATTTAAATCCGGGAAGCTCAATCGGGAGATTGTACAGAATGCAAAATAA
- the larB gene encoding nickel pincer cofactor biosynthesis protein LarB, which produces MQNKKSRSAIHQNRTSSYKKAHLHSSSLHTIEEYAKLDMSRRDRTSIPEVIYCENKSVEHIIAIANALYAKQKLVLGTRCPKEFFPKLKKAFPQGLFLKDACSFRVGKPLPHVSGRRIGIVSAGTTDITACEEAALVLESLGVEVQRVFDVGVAGIHRLFANDTKLRDCDVLIVAAGMEGALPSVIAGLYPQPIIALPTSVGYGTALSGFTALFAMLTSCAPGVAVVNIDNGVGAAAAAFKIITLKIS; this is translated from the coding sequence ATGCAAAATAAAAAATCCCGCTCGGCAATTCATCAAAACCGCACGTCCTCTTACAAAAAAGCACACCTTCATTCATCGTCGTTGCACACTATTGAAGAGTATGCAAAGCTTGATATGTCCCGCCGTGATCGAACTTCGATTCCTGAAGTAATCTATTGCGAAAATAAGTCAGTAGAGCACATTATCGCAATTGCAAATGCGCTCTATGCAAAACAAAAACTCGTGCTCGGTACACGCTGCCCGAAAGAATTTTTCCCGAAGCTGAAAAAAGCTTTTCCGCAGGGATTGTTTTTAAAAGATGCATGCTCCTTCCGTGTCGGTAAACCGTTGCCGCACGTTTCCGGAAGACGAATCGGTATTGTTTCCGCTGGAACGACCGATATTACAGCGTGCGAAGAAGCGGCGCTTGTGTTAGAAAGTCTCGGTGTAGAAGTGCAGAGAGTTTTTGATGTGGGTGTTGCCGGGATTCATCGTCTGTTTGCGAACGATACGAAGCTGCGAGATTGTGATGTTCTTATTGTTGCAGCGGGGATGGAAGGCGCTCTCCCAAGCGTTATCGCAGGACTTTATCCGCAGCCGATCATTGCACTTCCAACAAGCGTCGGGTACGGCACTGCACTTTCCGGTTTCACGGCACTTTTTGCAATGCTCACGAGCTGCGCTCCGGGAGTTGCGGTTGTTAATATTGATAATGGAGTAGGAGCGGCGGCAGCAGCGTTTAAAATTATTACGTTAAAGATTTCGTAA
- a CDS encoding ammonium transporter, translating into MKIDTGDTTWMLVSTALVMLMTPGLALFYGGMVRQKNVLGTIMQSFVALGVVTVQWVLIGYSLSFGPDIHGIIGNLQWFGLQGVGLEPNPEYAATIPHQAFMMFQMMFAIITPALISGAFAERFKFSTYLVFVILWSTLVYAPLAHWVWGVGGWLRSLGALDFAGGLVVHISSGVSALAAAIIIGKRKGHGHEHMPPHNLTMTLLGATLLWFGWFGFNGGSALASGALATSAFLMTHIAAASATLSWLIVEWKHRGKPTLLGAASGAVAGLVAITPASGFVGPLAALTIGIGAGAICYFGVNIKNFFGYDDSLDAVGVHGVGGTFGALATGLFASKAINAAGADGAFFGNPSLLLVQLLSVAVAIIYAFSITWIILKILDRTMGLRVQIEEEVEGLDLSQHGESGYIF; encoded by the coding sequence ATGAAAATAGATACAGGCGATACGACTTGGATGTTAGTTTCCACTGCACTTGTAATGCTCATGACACCGGGATTAGCATTATTCTATGGCGGTATGGTGCGCCAGAAAAACGTCCTTGGTACAATTATGCAGAGCTTTGTTGCGCTTGGTGTTGTCACTGTGCAATGGGTGTTGATTGGTTATTCACTTTCATTTGGCCCAGATATTCATGGAATAATCGGCAATTTGCAGTGGTTTGGTCTACAAGGAGTAGGGCTGGAGCCCAATCCAGAGTATGCAGCAACCATTCCCCATCAAGCATTTATGATGTTTCAAATGATGTTCGCGATCATCACGCCCGCTTTGATCTCAGGTGCGTTTGCCGAACGTTTTAAATTCAGTACCTATTTGGTCTTTGTTATTCTTTGGTCAACTCTTGTGTATGCGCCACTTGCTCACTGGGTGTGGGGAGTTGGCGGATGGCTACGGTCGTTGGGAGCATTAGATTTTGCAGGTGGACTTGTAGTACATATCAGTTCTGGTGTGTCTGCTCTTGCTGCGGCAATCATCATCGGAAAGCGTAAAGGTCATGGTCATGAACATATGCCTCCTCACAATTTGACCATGACATTACTTGGTGCAACGCTGTTATGGTTCGGTTGGTTTGGATTCAATGGAGGAAGCGCTCTTGCCTCTGGTGCGCTCGCAACGTCTGCATTCTTAATGACTCATATTGCAGCTGCATCAGCGACACTTTCGTGGCTCATTGTGGAATGGAAACATCGGGGCAAACCCACACTTCTCGGCGCGGCTTCAGGTGCGGTTGCGGGTCTGGTTGCAATTACGCCGGCATCCGGTTTTGTTGGTCCGCTTGCCGCACTTACAATCGGTATTGGTGCAGGTGCTATTTGTTACTTCGGCGTGAATATCAAAAATTTCTTCGGATATGATGATTCACTCGATGCGGTCGGTGTTCATGGTGTCGGCGGAACATTTGGGGCACTTGCAACGGGTCTCTTTGCATCGAAGGCAATCAATGCCGCCGGAGCCGATGGAGCATTCTTCGGTAATCCGTCTCTCTTGCTTGTCCAACTCTTGAGCGTAGCAGTAGCAATCATATATGCATTCAGTATTACATGGATCATACTTAAAATACTTGATCGGACAATGGGATTGCGCGTCCAAATCGAGGAAGAAGTTGAAGGTTTAGATCTCAGTCAACACGGTGAAAGCGGTTATATTTTCTAG
- a CDS encoding alpha/beta hydrolase-fold protein: protein MEASSLFYKVAPLSSNDTRPYPTLILLHGRGTDENDLLGLASAFDPRLLIVSVRAPYRFPYGGYTWFDLDEQNGVNTDQLMEGCGALIQCLDDIQQKYSVDSKRVFLFGFSMGAMMSLTVSLSNPHRFKGVVAHSGLLPQEDTLKYRWNDLDEISFFIAHGTYDPIVPVEFGRQAHQRFMDAKADVFYCEYPIQHTISEESLSDAADWLQRKI, encoded by the coding sequence ATGGAAGCATCATCACTTTTCTACAAAGTCGCACCGCTGAGCAGTAACGATACAAGACCGTATCCAACACTCATTCTCCTGCACGGCCGTGGTACAGACGAGAATGATCTTCTCGGTTTAGCATCGGCATTCGATCCTCGGCTCCTCATTGTTAGTGTTCGTGCGCCATACAGATTTCCTTATGGCGGATATACGTGGTTTGATCTTGACGAACAAAACGGAGTGAACACAGATCAGCTTATGGAAGGGTGCGGTGCTCTCATTCAATGTTTGGATGACATTCAGCAAAAATATTCTGTTGATTCAAAGCGCGTTTTTTTATTTGGTTTTAGCATGGGTGCGATGATGTCGCTGACAGTATCGCTTTCCAATCCTCACCGCTTCAAGGGGGTTGTTGCGCACAGCGGCCTGCTGCCGCAAGAGGATACGTTAAAATATCGATGGAATGATCTTGATGAAATTTCGTTTTTCATTGCACATGGCACGTACGATCCAATTGTTCCGGTTGAGTTTGGCAGGCAAGCACATCAGCGGTTCATGGATGCCAAGGCGGATGTCTTCTATTGCGAATATCCTATTCAACATACTATCAGTGAAGAGAGTTTGAGTGATGCTGCCGATTGGTTGCAGCGGAAAATCTAA
- a CDS encoding co-chaperone GroES family protein, with protein sequence MKAQYSSVLSLSIDSETMEIKTRKKIILVGDKVLIAPDKESERTAHGLYLPPGVKEKDKVQSGYVVRTGPGYALPNPQFMDQESWSTTHKDPVKYIPLQAEEGDYAIFLRDAAIEVEYENEKYLIVSHSSILILLRSSGIDELIRSSEQS encoded by the coding sequence ATGAAAGCACAGTATTCATCTGTGCTCTCTTTGTCTATAGATAGTGAAACAATGGAAATTAAAACACGCAAAAAAATAATCCTTGTTGGTGACAAAGTGCTCATTGCACCGGATAAGGAGAGTGAACGCACCGCACACGGCTTATATTTACCTCCGGGCGTGAAAGAGAAAGACAAAGTTCAGAGCGGATATGTGGTACGCACCGGTCCCGGATATGCATTGCCGAATCCACAGTTCATGGATCAGGAATCATGGTCAACAACTCACAAAGATCCCGTGAAGTACATACCTTTGCAAGCCGAAGAAGGCGATTACGCAATTTTCTTACGCGATGCCGCCATCGAAGTGGAGTACGAGAATGAAAAATATCTCATCGTTTCACATTCTTCTATATTAATACTACTGCGCTCAAGCGGCATTGACGAACTGATCCGTTCATCGGAACAGTCATAG